From the genome of Planctomycetia bacterium, one region includes:
- a CDS encoding PEP-CTERM sorting domain-containing protein, producing the protein MKLKSYMRLAACVALALMVSYATPVRGALLAPASVLIPGAAEPDPVGATLLFSTGAVPFAVPGSFSGTLTSSVYSPDPSNPLLGVTLTYLITNDAASANSIGRFTVDGYSGWGTDGSYQTPVAGVAPASIDRNVSGDVIGYNFVPTGAPATGFLIPGGSSALLVVQTDAPSYTAALGSLIDGGVTTVPSLGPAVPEPSTIALVLGGLASLGVYRLRRR; encoded by the coding sequence GTGAAGTTGAAAAGCTACATGCGGTTGGCTGCATGCGTCGCACTGGCCTTGATGGTCAGTTACGCAACGCCAGTCCGCGGTGCATTGTTGGCCCCGGCATCCGTGCTGATTCCGGGCGCCGCAGAACCAGATCCGGTCGGAGCAACGTTACTCTTCTCCACGGGAGCGGTGCCGTTCGCGGTGCCAGGGTCGTTTTCAGGCACGCTGACCTCGTCAGTGTACAGCCCTGATCCGTCCAATCCCTTGTTGGGCGTGACGCTGACCTACTTGATCACGAATGACGCCGCCAGCGCGAATTCCATCGGCCGTTTCACGGTCGACGGATATTCGGGTTGGGGAACTGACGGGAGCTATCAAACTCCCGTCGCGGGTGTCGCACCCGCATCGATCGATCGGAACGTGTCGGGGGACGTGATCGGCTACAATTTTGTGCCGACCGGCGCTCCTGCTACGGGTTTCCTCATTCCCGGCGGGTCGAGTGCGTTGTTGGTCGTCCAGACTGACGCGCCTTCGTATACGGCGGCTTTGGGAAGCTTGATCGACGGCGGTGTGACAACTGTTCCCTCGCTGGGTCCAGCTGTGCCGGAACCCTCGACCATTGCTTTGGTCTTGGGCGGATTGGCTAGCCTGGGCGTATATCGTCTGCGTCGCCGTTAA
- a CDS encoding isoprenylcysteine carboxylmethyltransferase family protein encodes MLSKLRFSRGPLRWWIMVAGLLFGNVTLAGFGIGTVLIVLGAALHVGSKAALWQNRQLSTDGPYRFTRNPFYLANLLIDGGLLVVIGRWEIAMPAVAAWIWVYHRTIAAEEATLRSLFGEAFDAYCRRVPRFVPFPKRYLSRDEITGPRWTWSNPNLATGKEWTRACRVLMCPWLLLAAAMARQATDFESTALGLGLAMAMACVWLFAGTLASPRKRPHLGTESP; translated from the coding sequence ATGCTCTCGAAACTGAGATTCTCACGTGGTCCGCTGCGCTGGTGGATCATGGTCGCCGGCTTGCTCTTCGGGAACGTTACTCTCGCTGGCTTCGGCATCGGGACAGTTTTGATCGTCCTCGGCGCGGCGCTGCACGTTGGGTCGAAGGCCGCGCTCTGGCAGAATCGCCAGTTGTCGACGGACGGCCCTTACCGTTTTACGCGGAACCCCTTCTACCTGGCGAACCTGTTGATCGACGGGGGGCTGTTGGTGGTGATCGGGCGGTGGGAAATCGCCATGCCCGCGGTAGCGGCGTGGATTTGGGTCTATCACCGGACCATCGCGGCAGAAGAAGCCACGCTGCGAAGTTTGTTTGGCGAGGCGTTTGACGCCTATTGCCGCCGCGTGCCAAGGTTTGTCCCGTTCCCAAAGCGCTATTTGTCGCGCGACGAAATTACTGGGCCGCGATGGACCTGGAGCAATCCGAATCTTGCGACGGGCAAAGAATGGACCCGGGCCTGCCGCGTGCTGATGTGCCCCTGGCTGCTGCTGGCGGCGGCGATGGCGCGTCAAGCAACCGACTTCGAATCTACCGCGCTCGGCCTGGGGCTTGCGATGGCGATGGCGTGCGTCTGGCTTTTTGCCGGCACGTTGGCGTCGCCTCGAAAGCGTCCGCACCTGGGCACTGAATCACCGTAG
- a CDS encoding HAMP domain-containing sensor histidine kinase — MLARWPIRNKLLLGLALLLVSVAALSGTGFQGVYAYRGLVKSLGRRAAELPLAANLNQSVGDLRLTLRESRAQPAWPATDASGERTTIPGESFHERCALVQESLRLYTLQLRDSAERNPRIGDATRSQEWETVAEIEASLQRIQQLDAADLWLQDEVVAAKLDGELANLQQLTAQLPSYLHAEIRHVADEVRGQYRALIGISWVTSVTAALALGLMVRLFYHWVFRPLRVLIKGSRKVASGQFGYRIHLETQDEMAELADAMNDMTARFQAIRDDLDRQVQLRTKQVVRSEQMASVGFLAAGVAHEINNPLAAIAMSAESLERRLGDQQFADPDQQSLVKRYLAMIQSEAFRCKEITEKLLDFSRSGEVRRQRTELRALVQGVIEMSSHLERYRGKQVSLDAEQPVYAWVNAQELKQVVLNLIANALDSLGEGGRLTVQIKQRGANAELAFADTGCGMTPEVLEHLFEPFFTRRKGGQGTGLGLSITYRIIQEHQGQIEATSAGPGQGSRFVVTLPLGPEDKESSHRYHQAA; from the coding sequence TTGCTTGCCCGTTGGCCTATTCGTAATAAGCTGCTGCTCGGCCTGGCCCTGTTGCTGGTGAGCGTCGCCGCGCTCAGCGGTACCGGCTTTCAGGGCGTCTACGCGTATCGCGGACTGGTCAAAAGTCTCGGGCGCCGCGCCGCGGAGTTGCCGTTAGCGGCGAATCTCAATCAGAGCGTCGGCGACCTGCGGCTGACGTTGCGCGAATCGCGTGCGCAGCCAGCCTGGCCGGCGACGGACGCCTCAGGCGAACGCACGACGATTCCTGGCGAGTCCTTCCACGAGCGCTGCGCGCTGGTGCAAGAGTCGTTGCGGCTCTACACGCTGCAGTTGCGCGACAGCGCGGAGCGCAACCCGCGGATCGGCGACGCCACGCGTTCGCAGGAATGGGAGACGGTGGCCGAAATCGAAGCCTCGCTCCAGCGGATCCAGCAACTCGACGCCGCCGACCTGTGGCTCCAAGATGAAGTCGTCGCCGCGAAGCTTGACGGCGAGTTGGCGAATTTGCAGCAACTCACGGCGCAATTGCCGAGCTACTTACACGCCGAGATCCGTCACGTCGCCGATGAAGTGCGCGGGCAGTATCGCGCGCTGATCGGCATCAGTTGGGTCACCAGCGTGACGGCGGCACTCGCGCTGGGGTTGATGGTGCGTCTGTTCTACCACTGGGTGTTTCGTCCGCTGCGCGTGTTGATCAAGGGTTCGCGCAAGGTGGCGTCGGGGCAATTTGGGTATCGGATTCACCTCGAAACTCAGGACGAGATGGCCGAGCTCGCCGACGCGATGAACGATATGACGGCCCGGTTCCAGGCGATTCGCGACGATCTCGATCGTCAGGTGCAATTGCGCACCAAGCAGGTGGTGCGCAGCGAACAGATGGCGAGCGTCGGATTCCTGGCCGCCGGCGTGGCGCATGAAATCAATAATCCCTTGGCCGCCATCGCTATGTCGGCCGAGTCGCTGGAACGGCGCCTGGGCGACCAGCAATTCGCCGATCCTGATCAGCAGTCGTTGGTGAAACGCTACCTGGCGATGATCCAAAGCGAGGCGTTTCGCTGCAAGGAAATCACCGAGAAGCTGCTCGATTTCTCGCGATCGGGCGAAGTCCGGCGTCAGCGCACGGAGTTGCGCGCGCTGGTGCAAGGCGTCATCGAGATGTCGAGCCATTTGGAACGCTATCGCGGCAAGCAAGTGTCGCTCGATGCGGAACAACCGGTTTACGCTTGGGTGAACGCGCAGGAGTTGAAACAGGTCGTGCTGAACTTGATTGCCAATGCGCTCGATAGCCTCGGTGAAGGCGGACGACTCACCGTGCAAATCAAGCAGCGCGGCGCGAACGCCGAGTTGGCGTTCGCCGACACCGGTTGCGGGATGACACCGGAAGTGTTGGAACATCTCTTCGAGCCGTTCTTCACGCGCCGCAAAGGGGGCCAAGGGACCGGGCTGGGATTGTCGATCACGTATCGCATCATTCAGGAACATCAGGGACAGATCGAGGCCACGAGCGCCGGGCCGGGTCAGGGATCGCGCTTTGTCGTGACCTTGCCGTTGGGCCCCGAAGACAAGGAGTCGAGCCATCGCTACCACCAAGCCGCGTAA
- a CDS encoding sigma-54 dependent transcriptional regulator — MKLLFADDERSLQDLMNIELRSMGHEVTVCPDGLTAVAALEVNSFDCILVDLDMPGLNGMQVIAKAKELSPDTEAVVLTGKSSLETAVAALRHGAFDYLTKPCKLIELEALLERVAQKRELTNKYRAIKRQLARLEGPPKLVGQSCGMEAVRKLIAKVAPTQSTVLVRGETGTGKELVARALHDQSVRAEQPFVAINCGALPESLIESELFGHRKGAFTGAEEHRVGLFEVANGGTLFLDEIGELPKSLQAKLLRVLESGEIRRVGDNSPTMVDVRIVCATHRDVEEMVDAGDFREDLMFRINTFEIRLPNLRERTEDIPDLARALLLRNWPQLRPADECFTDETTALLQGHCWPGNVRELANVIEHAAILAEAPPIRPEHLPSRFDSRRLRTTLTRFAPAMTLRELEMQAIHQSLERQQGNKSRAAEELGISLKTLYNKLNQEAELDKSA, encoded by the coding sequence CTGAAGCTGCTGTTCGCCGACGACGAGCGTTCCTTGCAGGACTTGATGAACATCGAGCTCCGCAGCATGGGGCATGAAGTAACGGTTTGCCCCGACGGGCTAACCGCCGTCGCCGCGCTCGAAGTCAATTCGTTCGACTGCATCCTCGTTGATCTCGATATGCCCGGGCTGAATGGCATGCAAGTCATCGCCAAGGCGAAGGAGCTTTCGCCAGATACCGAGGCTGTCGTGCTGACGGGGAAATCGTCGCTGGAAACGGCCGTCGCAGCGCTGCGGCATGGCGCATTCGACTATCTGACGAAGCCCTGCAAGTTGATTGAATTGGAAGCGTTGCTGGAACGCGTGGCGCAAAAGCGCGAGCTGACGAACAAATATCGCGCAATTAAGCGCCAACTGGCGAGGCTCGAAGGTCCGCCGAAGTTAGTCGGCCAAAGCTGCGGCATGGAGGCGGTGCGCAAGCTCATCGCCAAAGTCGCGCCGACGCAATCCACGGTACTCGTGCGCGGCGAGACCGGCACCGGCAAGGAGTTGGTCGCCCGTGCGCTGCATGATCAGAGCGTCCGCGCGGAGCAGCCGTTCGTGGCGATCAACTGCGGGGCGCTCCCCGAGAGTTTGATTGAAAGCGAACTGTTTGGCCATCGCAAAGGCGCCTTCACCGGCGCGGAAGAACATCGCGTCGGGCTGTTCGAAGTCGCCAACGGCGGAACGCTATTCCTCGACGAAATTGGCGAGTTGCCAAAGTCATTGCAGGCCAAGTTGCTGCGCGTGCTGGAATCGGGCGAGATTCGCCGCGTGGGTGACAACAGCCCGACGATGGTCGACGTGCGGATCGTCTGCGCGACGCATCGCGACGTGGAAGAAATGGTCGACGCCGGCGATTTCCGCGAAGACTTGATGTTCCGCATCAACACGTTCGAGATCCGTTTGCCGAACTTGCGCGAGCGCACGGAAGACATTCCGGATCTAGCCCGAGCGTTGCTGCTGCGCAACTGGCCGCAGTTGCGTCCCGCGGATGAGTGTTTCACCGACGAGACGACGGCGCTTTTGCAAGGACATTGCTGGCCCGGCAACGTGCGCGAGTTGGCGAACGTCATCGAACATGCGGCGATCCTCGCCGAAGCGCCGCCGATCCGCCCGGAACATCTCCCCAGCCGTTTCGACAGCCGCCGATTGCGCACCACGCTGACGCGCTTCGCGCCGGCGATGACGCTCCGCGAGCTCGAAATGCAGGCGATCCATCAATCGCTGGAGCGCCAACAAGGCAACAAATCCCGCGCCGCCGAAGAACTCGGCATCAGCCTGAAGACGCTCTACAACAAGCTGAATCAGGAGGCGGAGCTGGATAAGTCGGCTTAG